Proteins from a single region of Pithys albifrons albifrons isolate INPA30051 chromosome 10, PitAlb_v1, whole genome shotgun sequence:
- the RNPC3 gene encoding RNA-binding region-containing protein 3, with product MAAPVPVSVCAGPSAGPGAVPPHLSTVPPHPGAAPPHPGAPPPHPGVSRRRGRTLLVRHLPAELTAAEKEDLLQHFGAVSVRVLSDHGRLKHTAFATFPSENAAAKALSRLHQLKLLGHTLVVEFAKEQESVQVLSQPSASEKCKSSEEPVKEEEKIEPSRVKIENGIAPSHGLTFPINSCLKYLYPPPSSAILANIANALASVPKFYVQVLHLMNKMNLPPPFGPITARPPMYEEYLPVPVPPPPIPPLPPEEPPLPEEEEEQLSSGEESEYESDNDEEKERMTKLMELATLQPKRPINTKRRSVRKKQRIKDLLNVPVCTPHSNLHPTLSPSDVFEQPQHVGHKKIEFHISTDIPAVLQINSAKEEKNDLSAAREEINNTGFGRIFPAPSSNDKMETEEEEDEIPSEFISRKDLEKNRLSREEMEKFSVFKNYEPGDPNCRIYVKNLAKQVQEKDLKFIFGRYVDFQSEVERNMFDIRLMKEGRMKGQAFIGLPNEKAAAKALKEANGYVLFEKPMVVQFARSARPKQDANEGKRKK from the exons ATGGCGGCGCCGGTGCCGGTGTCGGTGTGTGCTGGGCCGAGCGCTGGGCCGGGGGCTGTCCCGCCgcacctcagcactgtcccGCCGCACCCGGGGGCTGCCCCGCCGCACCCCGGGGCTCCCCCGCCGCACCCCGGCGTGTCGCGGCGGCGCGGGCGGACGCTGCTGGTGCGGCACTTGCCTGCCGAGCTGACGGCGGCGGAGAAGGAGGATCTGCTGCAGCACTTCGGGGCGGTGTCTGTGCGCGTCCTGTCGGACCACGGGCGGCTG AAACATACTGCTTTTGCCACCTTTCCCAGTGAAAATGCAGCTGCAAAG GCTTTATCAAGACTGCATCAGCTGAAACTTTTAGGCCACACCTTAGTTGTTGAATTTGCGAAAGAGCAAGAGAGTGTACAGGTACTTAGCCAGCCTTCTGCCTCAGAGAAGTGCAAAAG TTCAGAAGAACCAgtgaaagaggaagagaagatcGAACCAAGCCGTGTTAAAATAGAGAATGGAATTGCACCCAGCCATGG CCTCACCTTTCCCATCAATTCCTGCCTCAAATATTTGTATCCACCACCTTCAAGTGCAATTCTAGCAAATATAGCAAATGCCTTGGCAAGCGTGCCCAAATTTTATGTCCag GTACTTCATCTAATGAATAAAATGAATCTTCCTCCACCTTTTGGACCAATTACTGCTCGTCCTCCCAtg TATGAAGAGTATTTACCAgtgcctgtgccacctccccCAATCCCCCCACTGCCTCCTGAAGAGCCTCCTTTgcctgaggaggaagaggaacaACTGTCTAGTGGGGAGGAATCGGAATATGAAAGTGATAATgatgaggaaaaggagag aatgACCAAGTTGATGGAATTAGCAACACTTCAGCCTAAAAGACCAATAAACACAAAGAGACGTAGTGttagaaaaaagcaaagaattaaAGACTTACTGAATGTTCCTGTGTGTACTCCCCAcag TAATTTGCATCCTACACTGTCACCTTCAGATGTCTTTGAGCAGCCGCAGCATGTAGGtcataaaaaaatagaatttcatATTAGTACTGACATCCCAGCTGTTCTTCAGATAAActcagcaaaagaagaaaaaaatg ATCTTTCTGCAGCCAGGGAAGAAATCAATAATACAGGCTTTGGGAGGATTTTCCCAGCTCCTAGCTCAAATGATAAAATGGAaactgaagaggaggaggatgaaatACCATCAGAATTTATTTCTAGAAAGGATCTAGAAAAAAATAGACTTTCTAGAGAAG aaatggaaaaattttctgttttcaaaaactATGAGCCAGGTGATCCAAATTGCAGGATTTATGTGAAGAATTTAGCTAAACAAGTCCAGGAAAAG GATCTCAAGTTCATTTTTGGAAGATACGTTGACTTCCAGTCAGAAGTGGAACGAAATAT GTTTGATATACGTTTGATGAAAGAAGGCCGTATGAAGGGACAGGCTTTCATTGGACTTCCTAATGAAAAAGCAGCTGCTAAAGCATTAAAAGAAGCAAATGGATATGTCTTATTTGAAAAACCCATGGTGGTT CAATTTGCTCGTTCAGCTAGACCAAAGCAGGATGCCAAcgaagggaaaaggaaaaagtag